A region of Ferruginibacter albus DNA encodes the following proteins:
- the rsmH gene encoding 16S rRNA (cytosine(1402)-N(4))-methyltransferase RsmH, whose translation MESNYHIPVLLKEAIESLNIKPDGVYVDCTFGGGGHSRAILQQLNEQGKLIGFDQDKDAERNLPKDERIIFVPQNFRHLQRFLRLHKITKVDGILADLGVSSHQFDAAERGFSIRFNASLDMRMNQQQQITAADILKNSTEQQLHKMFEQYGEVTNSKTLAKTIVEQRRLTAFQTIDEFKQAVSSAVKGNPQKYFAQVFQALRIEVNDELGVLKELLQQIPATLKPGGRVAIITFHSLEDRIVKNFFRSGTFSETEVDEVYGTKTESPFKIITKKPVVPTAEEIKNNSRARSAKLRVAEQL comes from the coding sequence ATGGAAAGCAATTATCACATACCGGTTTTACTAAAGGAAGCCATAGAAAGTTTAAACATTAAACCTGATGGTGTTTATGTTGATTGCACGTTTGGCGGCGGCGGACATAGCCGGGCCATATTACAACAATTAAACGAACAGGGTAAGCTTATCGGTTTTGACCAGGATAAGGATGCTGAAAGAAATTTGCCGAAAGATGAACGAATCATTTTTGTTCCGCAAAACTTTCGCCACCTGCAGCGCTTTTTGCGCTTGCATAAAATAACTAAGGTGGATGGAATATTAGCGGACCTGGGTGTTTCAAGTCACCAGTTTGATGCAGCGGAAAGAGGTTTTTCTATTCGTTTTAATGCCAGCTTAGATATGCGTATGAATCAGCAGCAGCAAATAACGGCAGCGGACATCCTAAAAAACTCTACTGAACAGCAATTGCATAAGATGTTTGAACAATATGGCGAAGTAACCAATTCAAAAACACTGGCTAAAACAATTGTTGAACAAAGGCGCCTGACTGCTTTTCAAACAATTGATGAATTTAAGCAAGCAGTTAGTTCAGCGGTGAAAGGGAATCCCCAAAAGTATTTTGCCCAGGTATTCCAGGCACTGCGTATTGAAGTAAATGACGAACTGGGAGTTTTGAAAGAATTACTGCAACAAATACCTGCAACATTAAAGCCCGGCGGCAGGGTCGCCATTATCACATTCCATTCACTGGAAGACAGGATAGTTAAGAATTTTTTTCGTAGCGGAACATTTTCCGAAACGGAGGTGGATGAAGTGTATGGTACCAAAACAGAAAGCCCGTTTAAGATCATTACAAAAAAACCGGTGGTGCCAACAGCAGAAGAAATTAAAAATAACTCAAGAGCAAGAAGTGCTAAACTAAGAGTTGCTGAGCAACTATAA
- a CDS encoding YqgE/AlgH family protein produces MIQPAAGILLIADPFLKDPNFMRTVVFLCEHQTEGTFGFVLNKLVDQTLDELLADFDGFTIPVYYGGPVQMDTLHFLHQYPEEIPGGSEVMKGVFWGGDFDILSSLIRNKAIDLNKIRFFIGYSGWSNGQLDDEMKEKTWLTTTATRRLIFHENPDEVWKDSLKHLGGDYEMMINFPIDPQLN; encoded by the coding sequence ATGATTCAACCTGCAGCAGGCATATTATTGATAGCTGATCCGTTCTTAAAAGACCCCAACTTTATGCGCACGGTGGTATTTCTGTGCGAACACCAGACAGAAGGCACTTTTGGCTTTGTGCTGAATAAATTGGTTGACCAGACATTGGACGAATTACTGGCTGATTTTGATGGATTTACCATTCCGGTATATTACGGAGGCCCGGTACAAATGGATACTTTACATTTTTTGCATCAATACCCCGAAGAAATACCCGGTGGCAGTGAAGTGATGAAAGGCGTTTTTTGGGGCGGTGATTTCGATATTCTTTCTTCTCTTATCAGAAACAAAGCGATCGACTTGAACAAGATACGTTTTTTTATTGGCTACAGCGGCTGGAGTAACGGACAGTTAGACGATGAGATGAAAGAAAAAACCTGGCTAACGACAACGGCAACACGAAGACTTATCTTTCATGAAAATCCTGACGAAGTATGGAAAGACAGCCTGAAACATTTAGGTGGTGATTATGAGATGATGATAAACTTTCCGATCGATCCGCAATTGAATTAA
- the mraY gene encoding phospho-N-acetylmuramoyl-pentapeptide-transferase, with translation MLYYLFDWLTKNGIKFPGSGLFQFITFRVMLAVILSLVIVSVFGKKLIKFLQRKQLGESVRDLGLAGEQQKKGTPTMGGIIIILSILIPTLLLADLHKVYIRLMILCTVWLGAIGFTDDLLKIRAKRKAQEKGVSYKKSDSDGLAGKFKIFGQVMLGIIVGATLYFNQNVVVMREYNPMSTPSKDSVLSRGERLVNDSVSMVMVDGKQHFFVKVKTPITTIPFVKNHEFNYAKLLPKSWTDYAYILYIIIVIFIVTAVSNGANITDGLDGLATGVSAIIGISLGIFAYVSGNIRLAEYLNIMYIPNLGELSIFIAAFVGACIGFLWYNAYPAQVFMGDTGSLALGGIIAALAIIVRKELLIPIFCLVFLVENLSVVIQVSYFKYTKKKYGEGRRIFLMSPLHHHYQKLGYHESKIAVRFWIVTILCVISAIVTLKLR, from the coding sequence ATGCTGTATTACTTATTTGATTGGTTAACAAAAAATGGGATAAAATTCCCGGGCAGTGGATTGTTCCAGTTCATTACGTTCAGGGTGATGTTAGCCGTTATTTTAAGTTTAGTGATAGTATCTGTGTTTGGTAAAAAGCTGATCAAGTTTTTACAAAGAAAACAGTTAGGCGAAAGTGTTAGAGACCTGGGTTTGGCAGGAGAGCAACAGAAGAAAGGAACGCCAACCATGGGCGGCATCATAATCATCCTAAGTATTTTGATACCCACCTTATTGCTGGCAGACCTGCATAAAGTTTACATACGATTGATGATCTTATGTACCGTATGGCTGGGTGCTATTGGTTTTACCGATGATCTTTTAAAGATAAGAGCTAAAAGAAAAGCACAGGAAAAAGGAGTATCGTATAAGAAAAGCGATAGTGACGGGCTGGCGGGTAAGTTTAAAATATTCGGGCAGGTGATGTTGGGAATTATAGTGGGCGCTACGCTTTACTTCAACCAAAATGTAGTAGTGATGCGTGAGTATAATCCGATGAGCACTCCAAGTAAAGATTCTGTATTGAGTCGTGGAGAAAGACTAGTGAATGATTCGGTAAGTATGGTAATGGTAGATGGCAAGCAGCATTTTTTTGTAAAAGTAAAAACGCCGATCACTACTATTCCTTTTGTAAAGAACCACGAATTCAATTATGCAAAGTTGTTGCCTAAAAGCTGGACGGATTATGCATACATACTCTATATCATTATTGTAATATTTATAGTAACGGCCGTTTCAAATGGGGCAAATATTACGGATGGGCTGGATGGATTGGCAACAGGAGTAAGTGCGATAATAGGTATTTCTCTTGGGATATTCGCTTACGTTAGTGGCAATATAAGATTAGCGGAATATTTGAATATAATGTACATACCCAATTTAGGAGAGCTGTCGATTTTTATTGCGGCGTTTGTAGGAGCATGCATCGGGTTCTTATGGTACAATGCTTACCCGGCACAGGTTTTTATGGGAGATACAGGGAGCCTGGCATTGGGTGGAATTATTGCAGCGCTGGCAATTATTGTTCGTAAGGAATTATTGATACCGATCTTTTGTTTAGTGTTTTTAGTAGAGAATTTGAGCGTAGTGATCCAGGTGAGTTATTTCAAATACACTAAGAAAAAGTATGGAGAAGGCAGAAGGATATTTTTAATGAGTCCGCTGCATCATCACTATCAAAAGCTCGGGTATCACGAAAGCAAGATAGCAGTAAGGTTTTGGATAGTTACAATATTGTGTGTGATATCTGCTATTGTTACATTAAAGTTGAGATAA
- a CDS encoding penicillin-binding protein: MEIKKDILWRVYLCFIGIIILGTVVVGKAFYIQRVQGKYFKGMGDSMHLKYMAVDAERGTIYSEDGNMLSTSVPIFDIYIDFLADGLREKEGKRFKENVDSLSICLANLFQDKTANEYKKELQLAYKNEDRYYALKKKISFDQYQQLRDFPLVRLGKNKSGFIIDPRDKRINPYILLANRTVGLSRLNSSKNVGLEQSYDSFLRGTTGERLMRYVAGSYMPVEGAELEPENGKDIITTLDTYMQDVAENALMRMVAGNNSLHGTAIIMETATGKIKAIANLGKQPDGTYTEDLNYGIGKRTEPGSIFKAVTLMSLLEDKYVDINTKVDCEGGVKYFHGLRIADSHLGTGVITVQDAFARSSNVAFAKLADQYYHDQPAKFIEHIHRLRLDTLTGVDITASSGFPIVKKANSKTWSGTTIPFMAHGYEVLETPLNMLMVYNAIANNGKMMKPYLVNSIREYGIDVKTFQPEVVVEKICSDETLAQLKACMIAVVDSAHGTAHKIYDSLYSIAGKTGTAVTALNNKGYNKGNKIYQASFIGFFPAEKPLYTIAVVIQNSNESKLIYGADVSGTVFKEISDRIYSRFVGTGKYIAPSKADTSNYNYYGLKNELNSIYSDLKMPFMDSAVGGYWRTANMKSNSTVLNTPVYFSNSTPITPNVIGMGLKDAVYLLENKGFKVTISGKGKVVNQLPIAGTAFKKGQPIALVLN, encoded by the coding sequence ATGGAAATAAAGAAAGACATATTGTGGCGTGTTTATCTCTGTTTTATAGGGATAATAATACTGGGAACGGTAGTAGTGGGCAAGGCTTTCTATATTCAGCGGGTGCAGGGAAAATATTTTAAAGGCATGGGAGATAGCATGCATTTAAAATACATGGCTGTGGATGCAGAAAGAGGAACTATTTATAGCGAAGACGGGAATATGCTTAGCACATCTGTTCCCATATTTGATATCTATATTGATTTTTTAGCAGACGGATTAAGAGAGAAAGAAGGTAAACGATTTAAAGAAAATGTAGATTCCTTAAGTATATGCTTGGCAAATTTATTCCAGGATAAAACAGCCAATGAATACAAAAAAGAATTGCAATTGGCTTATAAGAATGAAGACAGGTATTATGCATTAAAGAAAAAAATATCATTCGACCAATATCAACAGCTAAGAGATTTTCCTCTGGTGAGATTAGGAAAAAATAAAAGCGGTTTTATTATCGACCCTCGTGATAAAAGAATTAATCCTTACATATTATTAGCAAACAGAACAGTTGGCTTATCAAGATTGAACAGCTCAAAAAATGTTGGACTGGAACAAAGCTATGACAGCTTTTTACGAGGCACTACCGGTGAGCGTTTGATGCGTTATGTAGCGGGTTCGTATATGCCTGTTGAAGGCGCAGAGCTGGAACCTGAAAATGGTAAAGATATTATTACAACATTAGATACTTACATGCAGGACGTGGCAGAAAATGCATTGATGAGAATGGTGGCAGGCAACAATTCCTTGCATGGTACAGCTATTATAATGGAAACAGCAACAGGTAAAATAAAAGCCATTGCTAACCTGGGCAAACAACCGGATGGAACTTATACGGAAGATCTGAACTACGGGATCGGAAAGCGTACAGAGCCAGGTTCGATCTTTAAAGCAGTTACGTTAATGAGTTTGCTGGAAGATAAATATGTAGATATAAATACAAAGGTGGATTGCGAAGGAGGTGTAAAATATTTTCACGGCTTGCGTATTGCAGATTCACATTTGGGTACAGGAGTGATAACGGTTCAGGATGCGTTTGCACGCAGTAGCAATGTGGCTTTTGCAAAACTCGCTGATCAGTATTATCATGATCAACCCGCCAAGTTCATTGAACATATACACCGTTTAAGGTTAGATACATTGACCGGTGTAGATATTACTGCATCTTCCGGCTTTCCGATAGTAAAGAAAGCAAACAGCAAAACGTGGAGTGGTACAACAATTCCGTTTATGGCACATGGATATGAAGTGCTGGAGACGCCGTTGAATATGTTAATGGTGTACAATGCCATTGCTAATAATGGAAAGATGATGAAGCCTTATCTCGTGAATTCAATTCGTGAATACGGCATCGATGTGAAAACATTTCAACCGGAAGTAGTAGTAGAAAAAATATGCAGCGATGAAACATTGGCACAATTAAAAGCTTGTATGATCGCAGTAGTGGATAGTGCTCATGGTACAGCGCATAAGATTTACGACAGCTTATACTCTATTGCAGGCAAAACAGGAACAGCAGTAACAGCTTTGAATAACAAAGGATATAACAAAGGGAATAAAATTTACCAGGCATCATTCATTGGCTTCTTTCCTGCAGAAAAACCTCTGTACACGATAGCTGTAGTAATTCAAAATAGTAATGAATCAAAATTGATCTATGGTGCAGATGTATCGGGAACAGTCTTTAAAGAAATAAGCGATCGGATTTATTCACGTTTTGTTGGTACAGGTAAATATATAGCGCCTTCAAAGGCTGATACAAGTAATTATAATTATTACGGTTTAAAGAACGAATTGAATTCGATCTACAGCGATTTGAAAATGCCGTTTATGGATTCTGCAGTAGGTGGTTACTGGCGCACGGCAAATATGAAAAGTAATTCAACGGTATTAAATACGCCCGTATATTTTTCTAATTCTACTCCTATTACGCCAAACGTAATTGGTATGGGTTTAAAAGATGCAGTGTATTTATTGGAGAATAAAGGGTTTAAAGTAACGATTTCGGGTAAGGGAAAAGTTGTGAACCAATTACCCATAGCCGGAACAGCATTTAAAAAAGGTCAACCGATTGCATTAGTATTAAACTAA
- the murD gene encoding UDP-N-acetylmuramoyl-L-alanine--D-glutamate ligase, whose product MSNRIVILGAGESGIGTALLAKQQGYDVFVSDGGTVKENYKKELTENNIRFEEAQHSEAEILNADEVMKSPGIPEKTELVKKIRAKGIPVISEIEFAFRYKGNSKIIAITGSNGKSTTTALTYHICKTGGADCAMVGNIGYSFAKQIAEDPKELYVAEISSFQLDDIKTFRPDVAILTNITEDHLDRYDYKMQNYIDSKFRITMNQQAADVFIYCLDDEITMKAMPGFPIKSTLAPFTMNNKSLPQGAYLTNAKLHLKWKSEEMQMNISDFAIKGKHNNYNSMAASLAATVVDIRKEAIRDALQTFQSLEHRMEPVATIKGVEFINDSKATNVNSTWFALESMEKPTILILGGVDKGNDYTLLKDLVKEKVKAIVCMGIDNRKIHEAFGETVSLIVNTGSAQEAVQAAFHFANKGDVVLLSPACASFDLFKNYEDRGKQFKQAVKEL is encoded by the coding sequence ATGAGCAACAGAATCGTCATATTAGGTGCAGGTGAAAGTGGAATTGGCACTGCCTTGTTGGCTAAACAGCAAGGGTACGACGTTTTTGTAAGTGATGGCGGAACTGTGAAAGAAAATTACAAAAAGGAACTAACGGAAAATAATATCCGTTTTGAAGAAGCGCAGCACAGCGAAGCGGAGATTTTAAATGCGGATGAAGTAATGAAGAGTCCCGGTATTCCTGAAAAAACTGAATTAGTAAAGAAAATAAGAGCAAAAGGTATTCCTGTTATAAGCGAGATCGAATTCGCATTTCGTTATAAAGGCAATAGCAAAATAATTGCAATAACCGGTAGTAACGGTAAAAGCACTACTACTGCATTAACCTATCATATATGTAAAACCGGGGGTGCTGATTGTGCAATGGTAGGCAACATTGGTTATTCATTCGCCAAGCAAATTGCAGAAGATCCCAAAGAATTGTATGTGGCAGAGATAAGTTCTTTTCAATTAGATGACATTAAAACATTTCGTCCCGACGTAGCGATACTTACCAATATTACAGAAGATCATTTGGACAGGTATGACTACAAGATGCAAAACTATATCGACAGCAAATTCCGTATCACCATGAATCAGCAGGCAGCAGATGTTTTCATTTACTGCCTGGATGATGAAATAACTATGAAAGCCATGCCCGGTTTTCCCATTAAATCAACTCTAGCCCCATTTACCATGAACAACAAATCACTGCCACAGGGAGCGTACTTAACGAATGCAAAATTGCACCTTAAATGGAAAAGCGAAGAAATGCAAATGAACATTTCTGACTTCGCCATCAAAGGAAAACATAACAACTACAACAGCATGGCAGCAAGCCTGGCTGCAACGGTAGTGGATATACGAAAAGAAGCCATACGTGATGCATTGCAAACATTTCAAAGTTTAGAGCATCGCATGGAACCGGTAGCTACTATCAAAGGCGTAGAGTTTATTAATGATAGCAAAGCAACGAACGTAAACAGTACCTGGTTTGCGTTAGAGAGCATGGAAAAGCCAACTATATTAATATTGGGCGGCGTTGACAAGGGTAATGATTATACATTATTAAAAGATTTGGTTAAAGAAAAAGTGAAAGCAATTGTTTGCATGGGAATTGATAATAGAAAGATACACGAAGCTTTCGGCGAAACGGTTTCCTTAATTGTAAATACAGGTAGTGCGCAAGAAGCAGTACAGGCAGCATTTCATTTTGCAAACAAAGGAGATGTTGTTCTATTAAGTCCTGCCTGCGCAAGTTTTGATTTATTTAAGAATTATGAGGATAGAGGCAAGCAATTCAAACAAGCAGTAAAAGAATTATAA
- a CDS encoding sensor histidine kinase codes for MKKIFPIITVLILLSLLGLIFFQVLWIRGSLRSEEQKFDEHLIMATYHASEDLMEESKGLYPIERKVNPLFGTDKLQSEFFRPTVVQRFNKDEIQQIVRKAFDKENLHKVPFEFAVSSLSITGTELVSDNFFKLYTDTVNNKVQIAPLEYQSDNLSENAEPQEVLMVIVPHVKSFILKSMTWLIVVSVLFTLIIIATFFITIRALLKQKKLSEIKSDFINNMTHEFKTPLATISLAVDALRNEKVEQDRNKMHYFMEVIKEENRRMNKQVETILQAALLDKQEVQLNLKKLHAHTMIESAINNISLQVAEKQGKLGIHFDAENDWIMADEVHFTNMINNLLDNAVKYSKEELNIELTTKNLGTEFCVIISDNGIGMSKETLHHIFEKFYRAHTGNVHNVKGFGLGLSYVKTIIDAHNGTIKTESTLGKGSIFTLLLPLAESVNNPQ; via the coding sequence ATGAAAAAAATTTTCCCCATCATAACAGTTTTGATATTGCTTTCGTTGTTGGGGCTCATTTTTTTTCAGGTATTATGGATACGTGGCTCCTTAAGATCGGAAGAGCAAAAGTTTGATGAACATTTAATAATGGCTACCTATCATGCGTCGGAAGACCTGATGGAAGAAAGCAAAGGCTTATATCCTATCGAACGTAAGGTTAATCCGCTTTTTGGTACCGACAAGCTGCAATCCGAGTTTTTTCGGCCCACAGTTGTACAGCGATTTAATAAAGATGAGATACAACAAATAGTTCGCAAAGCTTTTGATAAAGAAAATCTTCATAAAGTTCCCTTCGAGTTTGCAGTCAGCTCTTTGTCCATTACAGGTACAGAACTGGTATCGGATAATTTTTTTAAGCTTTATACCGATACTGTAAACAATAAAGTGCAGATAGCTCCTTTAGAATATCAATCAGATAATTTATCAGAAAATGCAGAGCCACAGGAAGTACTGATGGTAATCGTGCCTCATGTTAAAAGCTTTATATTAAAGTCAATGACATGGCTTATTGTAGTGTCTGTGCTATTTACACTTATCATCATTGCTACTTTCTTTATTACAATAAGGGCATTATTAAAGCAAAAGAAGTTAAGTGAAATAAAGTCTGATTTTATTAATAATATGACGCATGAATTTAAAACACCGCTGGCCACTATTTCCCTGGCGGTAGATGCATTGCGTAATGAAAAGGTAGAGCAGGACAGGAATAAAATGCACTACTTTATGGAAGTGATCAAAGAGGAAAACAGGCGCATGAACAAGCAGGTGGAGACTATTTTGCAGGCAGCATTATTGGATAAGCAGGAAGTTCAACTCAATTTAAAAAAATTACATGCGCATACAATGATTGAAAGCGCTATTAATAATATTTCGTTACAGGTTGCAGAAAAACAAGGTAAACTGGGAATTCATTTCGATGCAGAGAATGACTGGATAATGGCAGATGAAGTGCATTTTACCAATATGATCAACAATCTCCTGGACAATGCCGTTAAATATTCAAAAGAAGAACTCAATATAGAACTTACCACTAAAAATTTAGGCACAGAATTTTGCGTTATCATTTCTGATAATGGAATTGGTATGAGCAAAGAAACATTGCATCATATTTTCGAAAAATTTTATCGGGCACATACCGGTAATGTGCACAATGTTAAAGGCTTTGGGTTAGGACTGAGTTATGTAAAAACGATCATTGATGCCCATAATGGAACCATCAAAACCGAAAGTACTTTGGGTAAAGGAAGCATTTTTACACTCCTGCTTCCTTTGGCAGAATCTGTGAATAATCCACAGTAA
- the mraZ gene encoding division/cell wall cluster transcriptional repressor MraZ → MIGFLGEYEVTLDAKGRFLLPVGFKKQLPENASSQFVINRGMEKCLSLYPIQSWEPIFSDISKLNDFDPKVREFRRSFLNGATQLELDSAGRLLIPKNLAEYAGLEKDIVLVSAVNKIEIWDTSKYKQFFESFSPEDFSKLANEVMNKANTN, encoded by the coding sequence ATGATTGGTTTTCTTGGAGAATACGAGGTTACGCTGGATGCTAAGGGGCGCTTTTTGCTGCCTGTTGGCTTCAAAAAACAGCTACCCGAAAATGCTTCAAGCCAATTTGTGATAAACCGGGGAATGGAAAAATGCCTCAGTTTATACCCAATCCAGAGTTGGGAGCCTATATTTTCCGACATCAGCAAGTTGAATGATTTTGACCCAAAAGTAAGAGAGTTTCGCCGTTCTTTTTTGAACGGAGCTACTCAATTAGAGTTGGATTCTGCCGGAAGATTGCTGATTCCTAAAAACCTGGCGGAATACGCCGGTTTGGAAAAAGACATCGTGTTGGTTTCAGCGGTAAATAAAATTGAAATCTGGGATACAAGTAAGTATAAACAGTTCTTTGAATCTTTTTCACCGGAAGACTTTAGTAAGCTGGCAAATGAAGTGATGAATAAAGCGAATACTAATTAA
- a CDS encoding UDP-N-acetylmuramoyl-L-alanyl-D-glutamate--2,6-diaminopimelate ligase, which translates to MLQDILYKANIRSITGSAAIEIRDLQIDSRKVSTGSCFIAIKGHAADGHQFIEKAIENGAIGIICETLPATIKNNITYIEVENSAIAAGVVSHNFFEEPTFKLKLIGVTGTNGKTTIATLLWKLFSALGYKCGLMSTVQNQIGDVVLPATHTTPDAVSINALLKQMLDSGCEYVFMECSSHAIHQHRIAGLHFAGALFSNITHDHLDYHQTFDEYIRVKKSWFDSLPLSAFAISNADDKRGAVMLQNTSAKKYFYSLKTMADFKGKILDNSLAGLHMMLNETEVYFRLIGEFNAYNLLAVYGAAVCLGQDKNEVLQVLSTLTGAEGRFDYMVSKNDKVIGIVDYAHTPDALLNVLATIKKLRQGYEHIITVVGCGGDRDKTKRPIMAEVACEYSDRVVFTSDNPRSEEPEQIIKDMEAGVSVVARKKYISITDRREAIKAAVSLSAKEDIVLIAGKGHEKYQEIKGVKHDFDDKKVLSEVFELLDK; encoded by the coding sequence ATGTTGCAAGACATTTTATATAAAGCAAATATCCGCTCTATAACAGGTAGTGCTGCTATCGAGATCAGGGATTTGCAGATAGATTCCCGGAAAGTGAGTACAGGTAGTTGTTTCATAGCTATAAAAGGTCACGCAGCAGATGGTCATCAGTTCATTGAAAAAGCAATTGAAAACGGAGCAATCGGAATTATTTGCGAAACGCTTCCCGCTACTATAAAAAACAATATAACCTATATCGAGGTAGAGAATTCTGCCATCGCAGCCGGAGTTGTAAGTCATAATTTCTTTGAAGAACCAACTTTTAAATTAAAGCTCATCGGTGTAACAGGCACTAATGGAAAAACAACTATTGCTACCTTATTGTGGAAGTTGTTTTCAGCGCTGGGTTACAAATGTGGATTGATGAGTACAGTTCAAAACCAGATCGGAGATGTAGTGTTACCGGCTACACATACAACTCCCGATGCGGTAAGTATAAATGCTTTATTGAAGCAGATGCTTGATAGTGGTTGCGAATATGTGTTTATGGAATGCAGTAGTCATGCGATTCATCAGCATCGAATAGCAGGATTACATTTTGCAGGCGCATTGTTCAGTAACATTACGCACGACCATTTGGATTATCATCAAACATTTGATGAATACATCCGGGTAAAAAAATCGTGGTTTGATAGCTTGCCTTTATCCGCTTTTGCAATAAGCAATGCTGATGATAAAAGGGGAGCGGTGATGTTACAGAATACGAGTGCAAAAAAATATTTCTATAGCCTTAAAACAATGGCTGATTTTAAAGGAAAGATTTTGGATAATTCACTCGCAGGTTTGCACATGATGCTGAATGAAACGGAAGTGTATTTCCGTTTGATCGGTGAATTCAACGCCTATAATTTATTAGCAGTATATGGTGCCGCAGTTTGTTTAGGACAGGATAAGAATGAAGTGTTGCAGGTATTAAGTACGCTTACCGGTGCAGAAGGAAGATTTGATTACATGGTAAGTAAAAATGATAAGGTCATCGGAATTGTTGATTATGCACATACACCGGATGCTTTATTAAATGTACTGGCAACTATAAAAAAATTAAGACAAGGATATGAGCATATAATAACTGTGGTGGGATGTGGTGGAGACAGAGATAAAACCAAGCGGCCGATAATGGCAGAAGTTGCTTGTGAATACAGTGATAGAGTAGTGTTTACCTCTGATAATCCACGTAGTGAAGAGCCTGAACAGATTATAAAAGATATGGAAGCAGGTGTAAGCGTGGTTGCAAGAAAAAAATATATCTCTATAACCGATAGAAGAGAAGCGATCAAAGCGGCTGTGAGCCTTAGTGCTAAAGAAGATATTGTTTTGATCGCTGGAAAAGGGCACGAAAAATACCAGGAGATAAAAGGAGTGAAACATGATTTTGACGACAAGAAAGTATTAAGCGAAGTATTTGAACTATTAGATAAATAG
- a CDS encoding FtsL-like putative cell division protein: MNKEETIQGANQSSQKIDWKKWLNSQWVVKNIPFFFFLAILAVLYIYNGHYSDKLARNIATTEKHIKELEYDYKTVKSEVIFRSKASELERVVEPLGLKGMTRPPVTLKTDSASETNNN; encoded by the coding sequence ATGAACAAAGAGGAAACAATACAAGGAGCGAATCAATCATCACAAAAGATTGATTGGAAAAAATGGTTAAACTCCCAATGGGTAGTAAAGAACATTCCTTTCTTCTTTTTTCTGGCAATACTGGCTGTTCTATATATCTATAATGGGCATTATTCTGATAAGCTGGCAAGAAATATTGCAACAACGGAAAAACATATTAAGGAATTGGAGTACGATTATAAAACAGTAAAGAGCGAAGTAATATTCAGAAGCAAGGCAAGTGAATTGGAAAGAGTGGTTGAGCCGCTGGGATTAAAAGGAATGACACGCCCTCCCGTAACATTGAAAACAGATTCAGCTTCAGAAACCAATAACAATTAA